One window of Bacillus alkalicellulosilyticus genomic DNA carries:
- a CDS encoding glycosyltransferase family 2 protein, which produces MGEVANNDLVSIITPTFNSARFIQETIESVINQTYPYWELIIVDDGSTDDTINLIARYQEKDSRIKLTIFQENKGPAVARNVAIGQANGKYIAFLDSDDVWLSKKLEKQLAFMQEQNIAFSFTQYMNMTEDGKETGFIEKVPKKVTYKDLLKSNVIGCLTVMLDREKVGEIQMSNIRTRQDYVLWLALCKRGIDAYGLQETLSKYRLVQHSISSNKIKMAKQNWSVYRDIEKLGLVQSSWYFIHYMFYKLRKYRV; this is translated from the coding sequence ATGGGAGAAGTAGCTAATAATGATTTAGTATCTATAATAACTCCTACATTTAATTCGGCGCGATTTATCCAAGAGACTATTGAGTCTGTGATTAACCAAACCTATCCATATTGGGAATTGATTATTGTGGATGATGGTTCTACAGATGACACCATTAATTTAATTGCTCGATACCAGGAGAAGGATTCAAGAATTAAATTGACGATATTTCAGGAGAATAAAGGGCCAGCCGTTGCAAGAAACGTGGCCATTGGACAAGCTAATGGGAAGTATATCGCATTTTTAGATAGTGATGATGTGTGGCTATCAAAAAAGTTAGAGAAACAACTTGCTTTTATGCAGGAACAAAACATAGCATTTTCCTTTACCCAGTATATGAATATGACCGAAGATGGGAAAGAAACAGGTTTTATTGAAAAAGTCCCTAAAAAAGTCACATATAAAGATTTACTAAAATCAAATGTCATTGGTTGCTTAACAGTTATGCTTGACCGTGAGAAAGTTGGTGAAATACAAATGTCCAATATTAGGACACGCCAAGACTATGTTTTATGGTTAGCATTGTGTAAGAGAGGTATTGATGCTTACGGTCTTCAAGAAACTTTGTCAAAATACAGACTTGTCCAACACTCTATCTCAAGTAATAAAATCAAAATGGCCAAACAAAATTGGAGTGTGTATCGCGATATTGAGAAGTTAGGTTTAGTGCAAAGCTCTTGGTATTTTATACATTATATGTTCTATAAATTAAGAAAATATAGAGTGTAA
- a CDS encoding glycosyltransferase, with the protein MTKKGKVVHISTVHHPFDPRIYHKECKSLKKAGYDVNLIVTATDVEINSSSIPIIHLKKHNNRLLRMLFSTTEAFIKAKRSKADYYHIHDPELLPVAWLLKKKNNVVIYDVHEDYETSIAQKNYIPKLFRKGISKVYSIVEAFFSKKLEICLAEKYYREKYSKGICILNYPILNQELLNNKPYDMPIQSKVLYTGNVTIDRGAFIHSRLPSIDPSLSVYFIGRCPVDLADRMYEVAEGKQEQIIINGKGKYVRKEDIDASYIETRWLAGIALFPPTEHYMKKELTKFFEYMTAGLPIICSDFPVWKDFIKKYKCGIAVNPNDDQEIKNALNYIRNNPNEAKLMGENGKKAIRTSLNWSIEETKLIKWYCELQAK; encoded by the coding sequence ATGACTAAGAAAGGAAAGGTTGTGCACATTTCAACTGTGCATCATCCCTTTGACCCAAGAATTTATCATAAGGAATGTAAGTCCCTTAAAAAAGCAGGGTACGATGTCAACTTAATTGTGACAGCTACTGATGTTGAAATCAATTCCAGTAGCATACCAATTATTCATTTAAAAAAACATAACAATAGACTTCTCCGAATGTTGTTTTCTACAACTGAAGCTTTTATAAAAGCAAAAAGAAGTAAAGCAGACTATTATCATATCCATGACCCAGAGCTGCTCCCAGTTGCCTGGCTTCTTAAAAAGAAAAACAATGTTGTTATCTATGATGTTCATGAAGATTACGAAACGAGCATTGCCCAAAAGAATTACATTCCTAAGCTGTTTCGTAAAGGAATTTCTAAAGTATATTCAATAGTAGAAGCTTTCTTTTCAAAAAAATTAGAAATTTGTTTAGCAGAGAAGTATTATAGAGAAAAGTATTCGAAGGGTATTTGTATTTTAAATTACCCCATACTCAATCAAGAATTACTTAATAATAAACCCTACGACATGCCCATTCAAAGTAAAGTGCTTTATACCGGAAATGTGACAATTGATAGGGGAGCTTTTATCCATTCTAGACTTCCCTCGATTGATCCAAGTTTATCGGTATATTTTATTGGGAGGTGTCCAGTAGATTTGGCCGATAGAATGTATGAAGTGGCAGAGGGAAAACAGGAACAGATAATTATAAATGGAAAAGGTAAGTATGTGCGGAAAGAAGATATTGATGCCAGTTATATTGAGACTAGATGGTTAGCAGGTATCGCGTTATTTCCACCAACTGAACATTATATGAAAAAAGAATTAACCAAGTTTTTTGAATATATGACTGCCGGATTACCGATTATTTGTTCGGATTTTCCAGTGTGGAAGGATTTTATTAAAAAATACAAGTGTGGAATAGCGGTTAATCCAAACGATGACCAAGAAATAAAAAATGCTCTTAATTATATAAGGAATAATCCGAATGAAGCGAAGCTAATGGGAGAGAATGGTAAGAAGGCTATAAGAACAAGCTTGAATTGGAGTATTGAGGAAACGAAACTGATAAAATGGTATTGTGAACTACAAGCTAAGTAA
- a CDS encoding nucleotide sugar dehydrogenase → MDRKIGVVGLGYVGLPVAVAFGQEHSIVGFDINEQRVNTLKNYIDITNEVSEDELKAADITFTTDASALSNCDFIIVAVPTPININKLPDFTPLEKASESVGKHLTKGTIVVYESTVYPGATEEVCLPILEKESGLKSGEDFFIGYSPERINPGDKKHTFKSITKVVSGQTPEILEIVAAVYESVVTAGVYRASSIKVAEAAKIIENTQRDLNIALMNELAIMFDRMNIDTSEVLEAAGTKWNFLPFSPGLVGGHCIGVDPYYLTHKSESVGYRPELILAGRRINDGMGQYIATVLVKEMIKERVAVVGSTVTILGLTFKENVPDLRNSKVIDVIRELVDYGIDVQVTDPYADPEEAKHEYDVNLVHIEELKPSDALVLAVPHKFYLDKGWDYYANLFKKENGIIVDVKSQLNKDNCPSNIKLWRL, encoded by the coding sequence GTGGATAGAAAAATTGGCGTTGTCGGATTAGGGTATGTTGGTTTACCAGTTGCAGTAGCTTTTGGTCAAGAACATTCAATAGTTGGATTTGATATAAATGAGCAGAGAGTTAACACTCTGAAAAACTACATAGATATTACTAATGAAGTAAGTGAAGATGAGCTTAAAGCAGCTGATATTACATTTACTACAGATGCTTCAGCTCTTTCTAATTGTGACTTCATTATTGTGGCTGTCCCTACACCAATCAATATTAATAAACTTCCTGATTTTACACCGTTGGAGAAGGCGTCAGAGTCAGTTGGTAAGCACTTAACAAAAGGAACAATTGTTGTGTATGAATCTACAGTATATCCTGGTGCAACTGAAGAAGTATGTCTACCTATACTAGAAAAAGAGTCAGGATTAAAGTCAGGAGAGGACTTCTTTATAGGTTATTCTCCTGAAAGAATAAACCCTGGAGATAAAAAACATACTTTTAAATCAATTACAAAAGTAGTGTCAGGTCAAACGCCAGAAATTCTAGAAATTGTTGCAGCAGTTTATGAAAGTGTTGTAACAGCGGGCGTTTACAGAGCCAGCTCTATAAAAGTAGCAGAAGCAGCTAAAATAATCGAGAACACACAAAGAGACTTAAACATTGCATTAATGAACGAACTTGCTATTATGTTTGACAGAATGAATATCGATACTTCAGAAGTGTTAGAGGCTGCTGGTACAAAGTGGAATTTCTTGCCGTTTAGTCCTGGTCTTGTAGGTGGACATTGTATTGGTGTTGACCCATACTACTTAACACATAAGTCTGAAAGCGTAGGTTACCGTCCTGAACTAATTCTTGCTGGACGTCGTATAAATGATGGAATGGGTCAATACATTGCGACTGTTTTAGTGAAAGAAATGATTAAAGAGCGAGTCGCTGTGGTTGGCTCGACAGTAACAATTTTAGGGTTGACTTTTAAAGAAAATGTCCCTGATTTAAGGAATTCAAAAGTAATTGATGTCATTAGAGAACTGGTTGATTATGGTATTGATGTACAGGTTACAGATCCGTATGCCGACCCTGAAGAAGCTAAGCATGAGTATGACGTAAATTTAGTTCATATTGAAGAATTAAAACCGAGTGATGCTCTTGTATTAGCTGTGCCTCATAAGTTTTATTTAGATAAGGGTTGGGATTATTACGCCAACCTATTTAAAAAAGAGAACGGTATAATTGTAGATGTAAAAAGTCAGTTAAATAAGGATAATTGTCCTTCAAATATTAAATTATGGAGATTGTAA
- a CDS encoding S8 family peptidase, which produces MRLTISFLIFFIAISFIAPSNFALSSDEEEKYIVLFKDKVNKDEIEAFRGEIEDEYENIPAVSISIPETAIEALEKNPNIIAIEPDQTIEIQQQTKDWGIERVFAPRAWQSGVTGKGINIAVVDTGIATHGDLIISGGVSFVSNSFIDDNGHGTHVAGIIAAQNNSFGTVGIAHESNIYAVKVLDKNGSGYLSDLIKGIDWAISNNMDIINLSLGAPTHSSSLQEIVEKAYSKGILVVAAAGNSGKTDGTGDTVAFPARYPTVIAVAATDARDARASFSATGSTVEVSAPGVRILSTHLNQKFSSLSGTSMAAGYVTGNIALLKQAHPSLSHTEIRKKLQQDTIDLGTPGRDSRFGFGLLQAPYIEEHDQLNQVSAAPTANELLEVVNNATTSSERLAAYIEGVLLYPNDQRFISGINTSSRSLLNWASQQHQNGRYDTAIGRYEFILSAPYLDKSISNETSVKLSYANQNKRIPTAQSLINLANTLSTSSERLTIFFNGFGLYPSDSRFEFGINANARSLLNWATQQHQQGQYVTASGRYEFILSAPILNNTIKMETETKLSYSKKLSKLPSPRSIIDSSNRMSTTSEKLTILFGGAHLYPGDATLISAINSNSQSLLNWATRQHQLGRFDTATGRYEFILSAPILNHNIKRETEIKLQYAKLGKKIPSAHSLLNKASSESTSSERLSLFIDGYLLYPEDSRFVTGINNNAHSLLQWASQQHQLGRFQTAIGRYEFILSSPVLRNNIRQTTRHNLSLAQQEKRLR; this is translated from the coding sequence TTGAGACTTACAATTTCCTTTTTAATATTTTTTATCGCTATATCTTTTATTGCTCCTAGTAATTTTGCTCTTTCTTCTGATGAAGAAGAAAAATATATCGTTCTATTTAAAGACAAGGTCAACAAAGATGAAATTGAAGCCTTCCGAGGTGAAATAGAGGATGAGTACGAAAATATTCCTGCGGTTTCAATTTCAATACCAGAAACAGCGATTGAAGCATTAGAGAAAAACCCCAATATCATTGCAATCGAGCCGGACCAGACTATCGAGATTCAGCAGCAAACAAAGGACTGGGGTATAGAAAGAGTATTCGCACCAAGAGCTTGGCAATCAGGGGTAACCGGAAAAGGAATTAATATAGCTGTCGTTGATACGGGAATCGCAACTCATGGTGATTTAATAATTTCTGGTGGTGTATCCTTTGTATCGAACTCATTTATTGATGATAACGGGCACGGAACACATGTTGCAGGTATAATTGCAGCCCAAAATAATAGCTTTGGAACCGTCGGAATCGCACATGAATCAAATATATATGCAGTTAAAGTACTCGACAAAAATGGTAGTGGGTATTTATCAGATTTAATTAAAGGTATTGATTGGGCGATCTCCAATAATATGGATATTATTAACCTAAGTCTTGGCGCACCGACTCATTCTTCTTCACTACAAGAAATCGTTGAAAAAGCATATAGTAAAGGTATTTTAGTAGTTGCTGCAGCTGGGAATTCTGGGAAGACTGATGGTACAGGAGACACGGTAGCTTTTCCTGCTCGATATCCTACAGTTATAGCCGTTGCAGCCACAGATGCTAGAGATGCAAGGGCTTCTTTCTCAGCAACAGGATCTACTGTTGAAGTTTCAGCTCCAGGAGTAAGGATTCTAAGTACGCACTTAAACCAAAAATTCAGTTCATTAAGTGGTACTTCAATGGCTGCCGGATACGTTACAGGGAATATAGCTTTACTAAAACAAGCCCATCCTTCCTTATCTCATACTGAAATAAGAAAAAAGTTACAACAGGACACCATTGATTTAGGTACTCCTGGTAGAGATAGTAGATTTGGATTCGGATTATTGCAAGCTCCATATATTGAAGAACATGACCAATTAAACCAAGTATCAGCTGCTCCTACAGCAAACGAACTACTTGAAGTAGTAAATAATGCTACCACTTCATCAGAAAGATTAGCAGCATATATTGAAGGAGTTCTCCTGTATCCAAATGACCAACGATTTATCTCAGGAATTAACACAAGTTCTCGCTCATTGTTAAATTGGGCCAGTCAACAACATCAAAATGGCCGTTATGATACTGCAATAGGACGATATGAGTTTATACTTTCAGCACCATACTTAGACAAGAGCATTAGTAATGAAACATCAGTAAAACTTTCTTATGCTAATCAAAATAAACGAATACCAACGGCTCAATCTCTTATTAACTTGGCAAATACCTTAAGCACTTCTTCAGAGAGGTTAACAATATTTTTTAATGGTTTTGGGTTATATCCTTCTGATTCAAGGTTTGAATTCGGTATTAATGCGAACGCTCGGTCGTTATTAAACTGGGCTACTCAACAACATCAACAAGGACAATATGTAACAGCTTCAGGGCGATATGAGTTTATTCTATCTGCACCAATTTTAAACAACACTATTAAAATGGAAACTGAAACCAAACTGAGTTACTCTAAGAAATTGAGCAAACTACCATCACCTAGGTCCATTATTGATTCATCCAATAGAATGTCGACTACTTCCGAGAAGCTAACAATATTATTTGGTGGGGCTCATTTATATCCTGGTGATGCAACTTTGATTTCAGCCATAAATTCAAATTCACAATCTTTGTTAAATTGGGCTACTCGTCAACACCAACTAGGGCGGTTTGATACAGCCACCGGACGATATGAATTTATACTTTCAGCTCCGATTCTAAACCATAACATCAAAAGGGAAACGGAAATTAAATTGCAATACGCTAAACTTGGGAAGAAAATACCTAGTGCTCATTCCCTGCTTAACAAAGCAAGTAGTGAGTCGACTTCATCTGAAAGACTATCTTTATTTATAGATGGTTACCTTCTTTACCCTGAAGATTCGAGGTTTGTAACTGGCATTAACAACAACGCTCACTCCCTTTTACAATGGGCTTCACAGCAACATCAACTTGGGCGATTCCAAACAGCAATTGGTCGTTATGAATTCATCTTATCTTCACCTGTATTACGGAATAACATACGGCAAACAACACGCCATAATTTAAGTCTTGCTCAACAAGAAAAAAGGTTACGTTAA
- a CDS encoding ABC transporter permease, whose product MFKNYLSELIKRKDLLVYLVKSGLKAEHRNSYLGYFWWLLDPLLNVVVYYFLVAIILGRGGENYAVFLVIGLVVWRWMITTVNTSAKAITKYSSIINQVYLPKSIFPLAVSSTQVFNFSFGLIVIAIFLVIFGVVPGWQIVFLPLIILIQLVFLIAISLFVSYICVFVRDIDNILTHILRLFFYASPIIWEGRELPPEFSWVVQVNPVALILNAYRDVIMYQRVPEFTGIVIIGIVSIISIVGLLYYYNRNEHKIIKAL is encoded by the coding sequence TTGTTTAAAAATTATTTATCTGAACTTATAAAGAGGAAGGACCTCTTAGTTTATCTTGTAAAATCAGGGTTGAAGGCTGAACATCGCAATAGTTATCTGGGATATTTTTGGTGGCTTTTGGACCCACTGTTAAATGTAGTTGTTTATTACTTTTTAGTGGCTATTATATTGGGGCGTGGCGGAGAGAATTATGCTGTGTTTCTTGTCATTGGACTAGTTGTTTGGCGCTGGATGATTACGACTGTAAATACATCTGCAAAGGCCATTACAAAATATTCATCGATTATTAATCAGGTTTATTTACCTAAATCCATTTTTCCATTAGCTGTTTCATCTACTCAAGTTTTTAATTTTTCATTTGGGTTAATTGTTATAGCCATATTTTTAGTGATTTTTGGTGTCGTACCAGGCTGGCAAATCGTATTTTTACCTCTTATTATACTTATTCAATTAGTGTTTTTAATAGCAATAAGTTTGTTTGTTTCTTATATTTGTGTATTTGTACGTGATATCGATAATATATTGACCCATATTCTGAGGTTGTTTTTCTATGCTTCCCCTATAATATGGGAAGGAAGAGAGCTTCCACCTGAATTTTCTTGGGTTGTTCAAGTTAATCCCGTTGCTTTGATATTAAATGCTTATCGGGATGTCATCATGTATCAGCGAGTCCCTGAGTTTACGGGGATTGTTATCATAGGGATTGTATCAATTATATCTATTGTTGGTTTGCTATATTATTATAACCGTAATGAACATAAAATTATTAAAGCACTATAA
- a CDS encoding glycosyltransferase codes for MEKVKVLFFVYQMGAGGAARTLLNILNNLDRSMFSPVLVTLGFAGSYEKDIAEDVKFIKLPTRRLSRSVLGLAKIIKKEEIDIVFSTIPRVNTIAILANFLSFSKAKNVIREADNLGGSFRVNMQLLGFGIIYKLSHQIVSLSEGVKENLVQKYKVKSDDIKVIYNPVDINSIQKKVDNGSILEEHIHIFETEDKVIITAGRLVKQKDQQTLLEAFAKVNEQLKSRLVILGEGPLKAELMEQVDRLQLSERVFFVGFQQNPYVYFNQADLFVLSSIHEGFSHVIAEALATGLPVVSTNCKSGPKEVLDEGEYGLLCDVGNVDDMTSKILEVLTLNNEQRHMLIAKGQLRASHFDAREIVKQYEELFLKTLNESR; via the coding sequence ATGGAAAAAGTTAAGGTTCTGTTTTTTGTATATCAAATGGGTGCGGGTGGAGCAGCTCGTACTTTGTTAAATATTCTAAATAATTTGGACCGAAGTATGTTCTCTCCTGTCTTAGTAACACTCGGGTTTGCTGGTTCATATGAAAAGGATATCGCAGAGGATGTAAAGTTCATTAAACTTCCTACGCGACGTCTAAGTAGATCTGTCCTTGGTTTAGCTAAGATAATTAAAAAAGAAGAAATAGATATTGTTTTCAGTACAATACCACGAGTAAATACGATAGCCATATTAGCAAATTTCCTCTCCTTTTCAAAAGCAAAAAATGTTATAAGAGAAGCTGATAATTTAGGAGGAAGTTTTCGTGTGAATATGCAATTGCTAGGCTTTGGAATTATATACAAGCTATCTCACCAAATCGTTTCCTTGTCAGAAGGAGTTAAAGAAAACCTGGTTCAAAAGTATAAAGTGAAGTCAGATGATATCAAAGTGATTTACAATCCTGTTGACATAAATAGTATCCAAAAAAAGGTGGACAACGGTAGCATCTTAGAAGAACATATACATATATTTGAGACAGAGGATAAAGTTATCATAACGGCTGGTAGATTAGTTAAACAAAAGGATCAACAAACGTTGCTTGAGGCCTTTGCAAAAGTGAATGAACAACTGAAAAGTCGATTAGTAATATTAGGTGAAGGTCCCCTAAAGGCTGAATTAATGGAACAGGTTGATAGGTTGCAACTAAGTGAACGTGTCTTTTTTGTTGGGTTTCAGCAGAACCCTTATGTTTATTTTAATCAAGCTGATTTGTTTGTCCTGTCCTCAATTCATGAAGGGTTTAGTCATGTGATTGCAGAAGCGCTAGCTACAGGTCTTCCTGTCGTGTCGACCAACTGTAAATCAGGTCCAAAAGAAGTATTGGATGAAGGTGAATATGGGCTGCTATGTGACGTAGGGAATGTAGACGACATGACATCAAAAATCCTTGAAGTATTAACGTTAAATAATGAACAACGACATATGTTAATTGCTAAAGGACAATTAAGAGCAAGTCATTTTGATGCTCGTGAAATTGTTAAACAATACGAGGAATTGTTTTTAAAGACGCTAAATGAATCGAGGTAA
- a CDS encoding ABC transporter ATP-binding protein — protein MSIKEKKINISSDSREVIIEANNLGVSYLSGRKDDYKSHVFNYLRNKKESASKEKEAFWPLRNVNFKGYKGEVLGIIGSNGSGKTTLCKLISGILQPDEGQLTVNGKVSALFSLGMGFNKELSGRENVYLNGMMLGIEKNKIDEYIGEICKFSGIGEFIDRPMKYYSSGMKARLGFSVAAYLEPEILILDEALNTGDAEFSQKAADKIKQLVTKAKMVLIVTHSLKYAKKNCDRLIWLDKGVIREIGNPKDVIERYLESIPVKSPKPKPKRLELAQTESEVRDTTAIKLNQISVTYEMKNEKFNALNDVSFTINEGEVVGIIGHNGAGKSTLCKLFTRILTPDQGNIVINGETTALLGYGTGFNAQLTGADNIYLNGMLLGIPKKDVNNNYANIVEFSELGDFINKPVKEYSSGMKARLGFSIAATLKPDIFIIDEALSTGDMAFKQKASEKIQEMMEQAKAVIIVSHSMGFVEKVCTRAIWMERGKVRFDGNSKEAVQLYREEVKRKKNKN, from the coding sequence ATGTCAATCAAAGAGAAAAAAATCAATATTTCCTCTGATTCAAGGGAAGTTATTATAGAAGCAAATAATCTAGGTGTTTCTTATCTATCTGGTCGTAAGGACGACTATAAATCACACGTCTTTAATTACTTGCGAAACAAAAAGGAAAGTGCTTCAAAGGAAAAGGAAGCTTTTTGGCCATTACGAAATGTTAATTTTAAAGGATATAAAGGTGAAGTTCTTGGAATTATTGGTTCAAATGGTTCTGGGAAAACGACCCTGTGTAAATTGATATCAGGAATCCTACAACCAGATGAAGGACAATTAACAGTCAATGGCAAGGTGTCAGCACTCTTTTCCTTAGGAATGGGATTTAACAAGGAGTTATCAGGACGAGAAAACGTCTATTTAAATGGAATGATGCTTGGTATTGAGAAAAATAAAATTGATGAGTATATTGGAGAGATTTGTAAATTTTCTGGTATTGGAGAGTTTATCGACCGACCAATGAAGTATTATTCGAGTGGAATGAAAGCTCGTCTTGGTTTTAGTGTTGCGGCTTACCTAGAACCTGAAATTTTAATTCTGGACGAAGCCTTGAATACGGGAGATGCTGAGTTTAGTCAGAAGGCAGCAGACAAAATAAAACAGTTAGTAACAAAAGCAAAAATGGTTTTAATTGTAACACATAGTCTTAAATATGCTAAGAAAAACTGTGATCGTCTTATCTGGTTGGATAAAGGTGTTATAAGAGAAATTGGAAATCCAAAAGATGTAATAGAACGATATCTAGAATCTATCCCAGTTAAGAGTCCGAAACCGAAACCAAAGCGTCTTGAATTAGCTCAAACTGAATCTGAAGTAAGAGATACTACAGCCATTAAGCTAAATCAAATTAGTGTCACCTATGAAATGAAAAACGAGAAATTTAATGCTCTAAATGATGTTTCTTTTACGATTAATGAAGGTGAAGTAGTAGGGATAATCGGGCATAACGGTGCTGGTAAGAGCACACTATGTAAATTATTTACGAGAATCCTAACACCGGACCAAGGGAATATAGTAATTAATGGAGAAACGACCGCGTTGTTAGGGTATGGCACTGGTTTTAATGCACAATTAACAGGTGCTGACAATATTTATTTAAATGGAATGCTACTGGGGATTCCGAAAAAAGACGTAAACAATAATTACGCTAATATTGTAGAATTTTCTGAGTTGGGGGATTTTATAAATAAACCAGTAAAAGAATATTCAAGCGGAATGAAGGCTAGATTAGGCTTTAGTATTGCTGCAACGTTAAAGCCAGATATTTTTATTATAGACGAAGCATTATCAACTGGCGATATGGCTTTTAAGCAAAAGGCAAGTGAAAAAATTCAGGAAATGATGGAACAGGCAAAAGCAGTAATTATCGTTTCTCATAGTATGGGATTTGTAGAGAAGGTTTGTACGAGAGCAATTTGGATGGAACGGGGCAAAGTTAGGTTTGATGGGAACTCTAAAGAAGCCGTTCAATTATATAGAGAAGAAGTTAAGAGGAAAAAAAATAAAAACTAA